Within the Synechococcales cyanobacterium T60_A2020_003 genome, the region TTGATCAACTATGAAAACGAAGTCCTGCTGGCGAAGCTGAACGGCGAAGAATTGCCCTACATTCTTCCTGATGTCAATATCTCCATTGATAACCCGGTGGCCGTTGTGGATGCGAACGTAGACAAACACGGCACTCGGGACATCGCGGAGGCCTTTGTGGAGTTCCTGTTTACTCCGGAAGCCCAACGAGAGTTCGCTAGCGTAGGATTTCGTCCGGTTGATCCGGGCGTTTCCGAAGAATTTGCCAGTCAGTATCCCAAGATTAATCAGTTGTATACCGTTGCAGACTTAGGCGGATGGGATGCTATTCAAACCAAGTTCTTTGAGGATGGAGCTATTTTTGATCAAATTCAGTCAAAAATTGCTAAATAGATCAAATGTACGTGTTTAGATAGAGCGAGGCTCGGTTTCCCGGTGAGAGGAGTCTTGAATTTCGGATGTGACAGTTCACAGGAGACAGACCATGACTAGGCTATCTACTACTGCGCGCAATCCCCTGCTCCACCGTCCGCTCCGCCAAACGGTTTATACGCTTAAGGTGGGCACTATTTACGGGCTGTTGGCGATCGCCATTGCCTACACGGCTGTTTTGATGTTGGCGATCGTCCTCATCGGAGTCGTGGCGACGTCTGTGATCTCCTTGGTCTCCTTAGTGCTCAATCCCTTGGGAGATTCCATCATCCCTAAACCCTGACGCAATCGTAAATTTTGACACGGTTATAGCTATGGCAAACGCTACGTCGTCCGGCGCTCAAGCCGATGAACCATCGCTGCTCCAGCGCATCGTCCATTTACCGTGGAACTGGCGCTTCACCTGGGTGTATCTCACGGTGATGCTCTTTGTGCCCACCGCCGCGATCGCCGTCCCCTCAACACCCTCTTTGGCCTTTGTGCTGCAACGGCGATCGCTCGCCATCGTTTTCCAGGCAAGGTATTGCTGATCAGCATTATTGATCTGCCATTTTCTATCTCTCCGGTCGTCGCTGGTTTGATGATCATGCTGCTATACGGCAATCAGGGATGGTTCGGACCTTTGTTGGATGAGCGCGGCATCAACATCGTTTTTGCAGTACCTGCAATGGTGCTGGCAACCCTGTTTGTCACGATGCCCTTTGGAGCTCGTGAGGTCATCCCCGTGTTAGAGGAACTGGGCACCGAGCAAGAAGAGGCGGCTAAAACACGGGGGGCAAGCGGTTGGCAAATTTTCCGACGGGTAACGCTGCCTAATATTCGTTGGGGGTTACTCTATGGCATCGTGCTAACCAATGCGCGTGCTATGGACGAATTTGATGCGGTGTCGGTCGTATCGGGCAGCATTGCCGGAAAGACGCAAACGCTTCCCCTTTACGTGGAAGA harbors:
- a CDS encoding sulfate ABC transporter permease, which codes for MAAPAHRPFTVELALHLGVSHGDALCAHRRDRRPLNTLFGLCAATAIARHRFPGKVLLISIIDLPFSISPVVAGLMIMLLYGNQGWFGPLLDERGINIVFAVPAMVLATLFVTMPFGAREVIPVLEELGTEQEEAAKTRGASGWQIFRRVTLPNIRWGLLYGIVLTNARAMDEFDAVSVVSGSIAGKTQTLPLYVEEAYKQYETQSAYVAAVVLALLAVVSLVLKELLEQRTGHRKRVH